From one Anopheles cruzii chromosome 3, idAnoCruzAS_RS32_06, whole genome shotgun sequence genomic stretch:
- the LOC128273688 gene encoding adenylate kinase isoenzyme 6 homolog — protein sequence MAKPNPNILITGTPGTGKSELCRLLREKLAPDFTLQNVSKIVVDNGFVEEYDADLECPVMDEDRLLDLLEPIMQRGGNIVEYHSSDFFPERWFAAVFVTCCSTNVLYDRLRQREYSERKLKSNMECEIFQTPLEEARDSYRKEIVFVLQNNDLAEQAANVQQICSWLEEWKNKSNKK from the exons ATGGCAAAGCCAAATCCCAATATTCTAATTACAG GGACACCCGGCACCGGTAAATCGGAATTGTGCCGGTTGCTCAGAGAGAAGCTGGCGCCTGACTTTACGTTGCAGAACGTCAGCAAGATCGTAGTCGACAATGGCTTTGTCGAGGAGTACGACGCAGACTTGGAGTGTCCCGTAATGGACGAGGACCGGTTGCTGGACTTACTTGAGCCCATCATGCAACGCGGTGGCAACATCGTCGAATACCACAGTTCCGATTTCTTTCCGGAACGTTGGTTTGCGGCCGTGTTCGTGACGTGCTGCTCCACCAACGTGTTGTACGATCGTTTGCGACAGCGCGAGTACAGCGAACGGAAGCTTAAGTCGAACATGGAATGTGAAATTTTCCAGACACCCCTCGAAGAGGCCCGCGATTCCTATCGGAAGGAGATCGTTTTCGTGCTACAAAACAACGACCTTGCCGAACAGGCTGCCAATGTGCAGCAGATATGCAGTTGGTTGGAAGAATGGAAGaacaaaagcaataaaaagtAA